Genomic segment of Mycolicibacterium psychrotolerans:
ATCAGAAACGGCTCGGGCGGGTCGGCTCGCGGATCAGTGTGCGCGACCAGTGCGGCGGCCACCTGGCGCGCCAGATCTGCCGCCTCGTCGACGACGAAAACCGGTTTTGAGAAAGACATCTCGACCGCCTCGACGAACAACTGCTCCTTCGATCCGAAGTAGCGATTCACCAGCATCGCGGTGAAGCCGGCATCGGCGGCGATGTCCCTCACGCCCGCGCCGTCGTAACCGGCCCGCGCGAAATGGCGGACGGCGGACTGCAGAATCGCCGCGCGGGTGGCGACCGCATCGCGGCGGCGCGGGGACGTGGACGGCATGCCTCAGGGTAATGGAATAAACGGCACAAAGTCTACATTCGTAGACATAGGGTGTGCGAGTCGATTTGGCCACCATCACAGGAAAGGGATTGTCATGACGAACCCATCGAAGGTCTTTCTGGTCACGGGCGCCTCCCGGGGCCTCGGACGTCACCTCGTCGACCGGGCGCTGGGCGCCGGACACAGCGTCGTCGCCGGCGTGCGGTCGCCCTCCGCACTTGCCGACCTCGCCGCCCGACACCCGGATCGGCTCGCCGTGGTCGAACTGGACGTCACCGACGCCGACCACGCCCGTGCCGCCGTCGCCACCGCGGTCCGGCGATTCGGGCGGCTCGACGTCCTGGTCAACAACGCCGGCTATGCGAACATGGCCGCCATCGAGGACGTCGACATCGAGGACTTCACGGCGCAGATCGACACGAACTTCTTCGGCGTCGTTCGGCTGACCCGGGCCGCGATACCGGTCATGCGGGCCCAACGGTCCGGCCACATCGTCCAGATCTCCTCTGCAGGAGGACGATTGACGCGCCCCGGCCTCGCCGCGTACCAGTCGGCCAAGTGGGCCGTCACCGGATTCTCCGGCGTGCTGGCTGCCGAAGTCGCCCCACTGGGCATCAAGGTCACCGTCATGGAGCCGGGCGGCATGCGCACCGACTGGGCCGGCTCGTCGATGCGGATCGACGAGGTGCGCGATGAGTATGCGAGCACCGTCGGCGCGGCGGCGCGGATGAGTCGATCCAGCAGCATCGGTGCCAGCGATCCCGCCAAGGTTGCCGATCTGGTGCTGCAGATCGTCGACATGGCCGAGCCGCCGGCCCGGCTTCTGGTCGGGCCCGACGCCTATGACTACGCCACGGCCGCAGGGCGTGCGCTGCTCGCTGACGACGAACGGTTCGAAGCCCTGAGCAGGTCGACCGCGGCCGACGACGTGACCGCAGAGCAGCTCGATCCGCTCAACAATGCTTGACCCGAGGCGATTTCGGTGTCACTCCTTCGTCAGCTTCTCGGCGAGCATCACAAGGATGCCGCTGGGCCCGCGCAGATAGGTGAGCTTGTAGAGGTCCCGGTAGGTCGCCACGCCGCGCAGCGGATGGCAGCCGTGCCGTGCGGCGATCGCCAGGGCGTCGTCGATATCGTCGACCGAGAAGGCGACCCGGTGCATGCCGATCTCGTGGGGAAGGGTCGGTGGCGACGGGATCGCCTCCGGGTGGATGTACTCGAACAGTTCCAGGCGGCCCTGACCGTCGGGCGTCTGCAGCATCGCGATCTTCGCGTGATTGCCGTCCAGACCGACCGCGGTGTCGGTCCACTCTCCGCTGACGGTGTCCCGGCCCACGACCTCCAGCCCCAGATCGGTGAAGAAGGCGATCGTCGCTTCCAGGTCGGCGACCGCGATGCCGACGTTCTCGAGTGCGATGGCCATCAGTCGGATGTCACCGATGCAGGTGTGGCCCGCCGGATGACGCGGAAGCGCAGATGGGCCACCCCCGGCGCGTCGAGTACCCGCTCGAGTTCGAGTTCGGGTGTACCGGCGTCGAAGCCGTCGAAGAGCCGTTCGCCGGAGCCGAGGATCACCGGGCTGATCTGCAGATCGATCTCGTCGACCAGTCCCGCGTCGATCGCCTGGCGGGCACACGATGCGCCGCCGGCGATCGAAATGTCCCTGTCCCCGGCGGCGGCTTGCGCTCGAGCGTAAGCCGATTCGATGCCGTCGCTGACGAAATGGAAGGTCGTTCCGCCGGCCATCTCGATCGGGTCACGGGGATGGTGGGTCAGGACGAACACCGGACAGTGGTACGGCGGCTCCTCACCCCACCACCCCGTCCAGACGGAGCCCGTCCAGTCGCCGCGGATGGGCCCGAACATGTTGCGGCCCATGATCGTCGCGCCGATACCGTCCATCATGTCGGAGACGACCTGCCGGTTGACTGGATCGTCTTTGGCGGGGCCGAGATGCCAGCGGTGGAGCTGCTCGCCACCGACGCCCAGGGGGTGATCGCGGCTTTGATTCGGCCCGGCGACGAAGCCGTCGGCGGACATCGACATCGACAGGTTGGTTCTGGGCACAGGGCCTCCGTTGCGCTCGTTCGGTCAACCACGATTCTGACTGCCGCGGGCGGGCGAACTCATCGCCGTCACTGGAGAACGCTCAGGACGAACGCGCTCACCAGTCCGACCGCCACGACGGGCAGGCACCGGCGTACCACCGCGAAGAGCCACCATGCGACCCGGATAACCGCCAACGGCGGGATCGAACCCTTCGGCGGCGCCGCCTCGCCCGTCGAACTGCTACCTTCGCGGACGAGACAGCCGACGCTCGGTGTCCTTTCGACGAGCTTGTGGGGCGATGATGGGACAGATGGACGTGTTGGTGGTCGGCGGCGGCCCCGCCGGGACGGCACTGGCCGGCGCTTGCGGGCGGGTCGGGCTGTCCACCGGTCTGGTCGACCTCGCCCCTGGCCGGCCGTGGACCGCGACCTACGGCATGTGGAGCCGGGAACTGCTCGCCGATCTGCCTGCCGACGTGGTGGCCGCACGGGCCGCCGGCCGGGTGACGGCGCTGACCGACCACCACCTGGGCTGGGAGTACGCCGTCCTGGACGTGCCCGCCCTGCAGCGCCACCTCACCGACGGGCTGGCCGGTGTCACCGTCTACGCCGGGCGCGTGGTCGGCGCATCCGGGAACGGCGCGGTCACCTTGGCCGACGGGTCGCAGCTGCGCGCGTCGGTCGTTGTCGACGCCGGCGGTCAGGCGCGTCCGCTGAACGCCCGGCGGCAGCGCCGCACCCGGGCAGCGCAGACGGCCTACGGGGTGTTCGTCGACGAAGCCGCTGCCGCACCGCTGATCGTCCCCGGCGAGGCCCTGTTCATGGACTGGCGGCAGGACCACGGCGAAGCCGGTTGGCCCACCTTCCTCTACGTCGTCCCCCTCGGCGGCGGGCGGGTGCTGCTGGAGGAGACCTCGCTGGCCCGCCGGCCAGGTCTGCCGATGTCCACTCTGCGTCGCCGGCTCTACGCCCGGCTGGCGCACCACGGCGTCATCCCGCCGGACGGCGTTGCGACCGAGAAGGTGGCGTTCCCGGTGGATCAACCGCGGCACCGCGCGCCCGGCGTGCTGGGGTTCGGCGCCGCGGCGCCGCTGATCCACCCGGCGACCGGCTTCAGCCTGGCGGCGTCGCTGCGGCTCGCGCCGCAGGTGGCCGCAGCGTTCGCCGCGCACCTGCCCGACGACCCGGACCGCGCACTGGCGGAGGCGCGGAACACCGTGTGGCCGCTGTCCGCGCGGGTGGTCCACCACGTGCGGCGTGTCGGCCTTGAAGCGCTGCTGCGGATGCCCCCGGCGGAGGTGCCCGGGTTCTTCGAACAGTTCTTCGCCCTTCCCGAGTCCCACCGCTGGACCTACCTGACCGCCCGGGACGACGTTCGCGGCATCGTCGAGGCGATGACCTGCCTGTTCCGCACGTCGAACGGCCGGCTGCGGGGGCACCTCGTCAAGCCCGCGTTGCTGCCGCCATTGCAGACCAACGACCACGCCACCTCGCACGTGTGAGTCGACCGGAGTCGCTAGCCTGACGCCATGACACCGTCCACCCGGGTGACCAGGCTGCCGGAGAAGCAGCGCGACAGCCGCGCCGAGTTGTATGCGCTGCTGGACAGCACGCCGCTGGCGACCGTCGCTGTCATCAGCGACGGTCATCCTGCGATCTTCCCGACCGGATTCGCCCGTGTCGCAGACGAACTGGTGATCCACGGCTCGACCGGCTCGCCGTGGCTGCGCGCACTCGCCGCGGGTGCCCCGGCGGCGGTCTCGGTCACCACGCTGGACGGCATCGTGGTGGCGCGCAGCGGCTTCGAGTCGTCCTTCCACTACCGCAGTGCCGCGCTGTTCGGCACCTTCACCCCGGTACCCGACGCCGACAAGGTGCGGTACCTGGAGACGCTGACCGACGCGTTCATCCCCGGCCGGGTGGCCGAATTACGGCCCAGCACACGCAAAGAGGTCGCGGCGACGTTGGCGCTGCGGCTCGACATCGGCGCTGACAACTGGTCGCTGAAGGTCAGTGACGGCTGGTCGGAGGACCCGGAGGACGACGTCGCCAGCGGTGCGTGGGCCGGTGTGGTGCCGTTGACGGTCCGGGCGGGAGCGCCCCGCCCGGCGCCCGACGTGCCTGCCGGCATCCCCGTTCCCCCGTCGGTGCGGGCGCTGTCGAGCGCGGACTGACCCGATGGCAGCTCAGCCGGTGCGGTTGAGCTGATCGAGCACCACGGTGGCGCGGAATCCGCACAGCACGAGGATGTGCATGATGTAGAGCCACAGCGCCAGAGCGGTCACGGCCCCGACGATCGGCAGTCCGCCGAACGGCGCCGACCACGGGATCGGGATCGCCAGGAACAGCACGAAACCCTGCAGGAAGCCCGCCAGGATCGAGCCGGTGCCGAAGGCGCCCACCGCGAGCGCCCGCCACCCGATTCGTCCAGGACCGATCAACCCGAACACGCCCAGCAGCGCCGTCGACACCGTGATCCAGACGATGTGGAACGCCGCGATCACGCCCCACACCGTCGACCATCCGCCGCCCGCGTAGAGCGGACCGACGTACGGCGCGGACAACAGCACCGCGAGCACCAGGAACGGCGCGACCGCGGCCACGCCCAACAGGCCTGCCCGGCCGCGCCAGCCGGTCAGCGTGTCGGGCGCCGCCGTCATCTGCACGAACGCGCGCCGCAGTCCCTCGCCGTAGAGGCTCGCCGGGAACAGCACCACCAGCGCCTGCACCCACGACATCGACAGCGCCACCCGGGTCAGGGTGCGTAACGCCTCCGGGGTGCCGTGACCGCCGGGCAGGCCGTCGATCCCGGCGTTCATCGCCGTCGTCACCGTGTCGTGCCCAGCCAGCGCGCCGACGGCCCACAACGCCGCCAGGGCCAGCGGGACCAGACCGATGACACCGAAATACGTGGCGCCCGCCGCCCACAGGGCGAGGTCGCTGCCCGGGAAGGTGGTCCGTACACCGGAGGCGAACTGGCGC
This window contains:
- a CDS encoding TetR/AcrR family transcriptional regulator; its protein translation is MPSTSPRRRDAVATRAAILQSAVRHFARAGYDGAGVRDIAADAGFTAMLVNRYFGSKEQLFVEAVEMSFSKPVFVVDEAADLARQVAAALVAHTDPRADPPEPFLIMLRSLSNPRATEIVRDAIERHVGRRLTRQLAGPGAHLRGEAILSTISGVLLMRSVVGTSTLAHANPGELQTVLEAAFTALIGAP
- a CDS encoding SDR family NAD(P)-dependent oxidoreductase: MTNPSKVFLVTGASRGLGRHLVDRALGAGHSVVAGVRSPSALADLAARHPDRLAVVELDVTDADHARAAVATAVRRFGRLDVLVNNAGYANMAAIEDVDIEDFTAQIDTNFFGVVRLTRAAIPVMRAQRSGHIVQISSAGGRLTRPGLAAYQSAKWAVTGFSGVLAAEVAPLGIKVTVMEPGGMRTDWAGSSMRIDEVRDEYASTVGAAARMSRSSSIGASDPAKVADLVLQIVDMAEPPARLLVGPDAYDYATAAGRALLADDERFEALSRSTAADDVTAEQLDPLNNA
- a CDS encoding VOC family protein produces the protein MAIALENVGIAVADLEATIAFFTDLGLEVVGRDTVSGEWTDTAVGLDGNHAKIAMLQTPDGQGRLELFEYIHPEAIPSPPTLPHEIGMHRVAFSVDDIDDALAIAARHGCHPLRGVATYRDLYKLTYLRGPSGILVMLAEKLTKE
- a CDS encoding dihydrofolate reductase family protein, with translation MPRTNLSMSMSADGFVAGPNQSRDHPLGVGGEQLHRWHLGPAKDDPVNRQVVSDMMDGIGATIMGRNMFGPIRGDWTGSVWTGWWGEEPPYHCPVFVLTHHPRDPIEMAGGTTFHFVSDGIESAYARAQAAAGDRDISIAGGASCARQAIDAGLVDEIDLQISPVILGSGERLFDGFDAGTPELELERVLDAPGVAHLRFRVIRRATPASVTSD
- a CDS encoding lycopene cyclase family protein produces the protein MDVLVVGGGPAGTALAGACGRVGLSTGLVDLAPGRPWTATYGMWSRELLADLPADVVAARAAGRVTALTDHHLGWEYAVLDVPALQRHLTDGLAGVTVYAGRVVGASGNGAVTLADGSQLRASVVVDAGGQARPLNARRQRRTRAAQTAYGVFVDEAAAAPLIVPGEALFMDWRQDHGEAGWPTFLYVVPLGGGRVLLEETSLARRPGLPMSTLRRRLYARLAHHGVIPPDGVATEKVAFPVDQPRHRAPGVLGFGAAAPLIHPATGFSLAASLRLAPQVAAAFAAHLPDDPDRALAEARNTVWPLSARVVHHVRRVGLEALLRMPPAEVPGFFEQFFALPESHRWTYLTARDDVRGIVEAMTCLFRTSNGRLRGHLVKPALLPPLQTNDHATSHV
- a CDS encoding pyridoxamine 5'-phosphate oxidase family protein; the protein is MTPSTRVTRLPEKQRDSRAELYALLDSTPLATVAVISDGHPAIFPTGFARVADELVIHGSTGSPWLRALAAGAPAAVSVTTLDGIVVARSGFESSFHYRSAALFGTFTPVPDADKVRYLETLTDAFIPGRVAELRPSTRKEVAATLALRLDIGADNWSLKVSDGWSEDPEDDVASGAWAGVVPLTVRAGAPRPAPDVPAGIPVPPSVRALSSAD
- a CDS encoding YhjD/YihY/BrkB family envelope integrity protein, with product MSRLRQFASGVRTTFPGSDLALWAAGATYFGVIGLVPLALAALWAVGALAGHDTVTTAMNAGIDGLPGGHGTPEALRTLTRVALSMSWVQALVVLFPASLYGEGLRRAFVQMTAAPDTLTGWRGRAGLLGVAAVAPFLVLAVLLSAPYVGPLYAGGGWSTVWGVIAAFHIVWITVSTALLGVFGLIGPGRIGWRALAVGAFGTGSILAGFLQGFVLFLAIPIPWSAPFGGLPIVGAVTALALWLYIMHILVLCGFRATVVLDQLNRTG